Part of the Pedobacter sp. MC2016-14 genome is shown below.
TGGCACGACGGCAGTTACCTGGAAGACCAGGATTTTTGGCGTTTAAGTGGTATTGAACGTGATGTTTATTTATCTGCCATGCCGAAAATGGCAATCTGGGATTTCTTTTTAAAAGCGGATTTGGACGACAAATATACCGACGGACTTTTTAGTGCAGATGTAGATCTCCGCAAGTTTAAAGGAAACAACCTTAAAAGCGGAAGCTTAACCCTAAGTCTGTTGGACAAAGCAGGCAAAAGTATTTACAGCAAACAGGAAAACTTTAATGTAACAGCAGACACCTTGCAGACAGTGAGTTTTAAAACAACCCTAAAAAACCCACTGAAATGGAATGGTGAGCATCCGAACCTTTACGATTGTACCATTACGCTTAAAGACGATAAAGGAAACGTGGCTGGGGTTGTAGCATCAAAGGTAGGGTTTAGGAAAGTTGAAATTAAAAATGCAAGATTGCTGGTCAATGGTGTAGCTATTTCTGTTCATGGTGTAAACAGACACGAACATGATGACGTAACTGGTCATACTACCACTAAAGAACTGATGTTAAAAGACATCAAACTGATGAGGGAATTAAACATCAATGCGGTAAGGCTTTCACACTATCCAAACGATCCGCTCTGGTACAAATTATGTGACCAGTACGGACTGTACCTGGTTGATGAAGCAAATATTGAAACGCATGGAATTGGGGCTGAATTTCAGGCTTGGTTTGATAAGAGCAAACATCCCGCATATATGCCGGAATGGGCAGCTGCACATGTAGACCGTACGGTTAGGATGGTGGAACGTGATAAAAATCATGCTTCGATCATCATCTGGTCTTTAGGTAATGAATGTGGAAATGGACCTGTGTTCCATGACAATTACAAATGGATTAAAAAGCGTGATGCTTCCAGACCAGTGCAGTTTGAACAGGCTGGAGAAGACTGGAATACGGATATCGTGTGTCCGATGTACCCAAGTATTGGGAATATGCGGAGGTATGGTGCGGATACCAGTAAAAAAAGACCTTATATCATGTGCGAATACGCGCATGCCATGGGAAACAGTAATGGTAATTTCCAGGAATACTTTGACATGATCCGCAAGAGTAAAAATATGCAAGGTGGTTTTATCTGGGACTGGGTAGACCAGGGGATTAAAACTAAAGATGATAATGGTAAAGCATTTTGGGCATATGGTGGAGATCTCGGGGCCTTTTATTGGCAAAATGATGAGAATGGTGTAGCGGATGGGATCATCAGTTCAGACCGTACACCTGATCCTGGTGCTTATGAAGTGAAAAAGATTTATCAGAATGTAATTTTTACGGCAAAGGACCTGGATAAAGGCCTAATCAATTTGGAGAACATTTTTGATTTTACCAATTTGAACCAATATAACTTTAAATGGGAATTACTGAAAAATGGTGAGAAGGTAAGTGAAGGGAAATTTGAAGTTCAGCTGGCTCCTCATCAATCCAGGGAGGTTAAGCTTAACCTGCCAAAATACAAATCTGCAGCAGGTACAGAATATTTCCTGAATGTGTATGCCTATAGTAAGACAGGTAACGAAATGTTACCTGCAGGAACTGAGGTTGCCCGTGAGCAGTTTAAATATGCCGGTGATTATTTTGCTAAAAAAGCAAGTTCGGAAACTAAACTTGTAGTAACGAAAGATGATAAAAAGCTGAGTTTTACTGCAGGGGATGTGAAAGGAGAATTCGATTTGAAATCTGGTCGCATAAGCCGGTACAATAAAGGAAACAGTTGGTTCAATAATTTCCCTGAGCCTTATTTCTGGCGTGCACCAACCGACAATGATTTTGGAAATGATATGCCTTCAAGATTGGGTGTATGGCGTGGCGCGCACCAGCAGAAAAAACTGAAAAGTGTAACCGTTGGCGAACAAAATGCAGATGGTTTAAGCATCAATGTAAACTGGCAATTAACCAGTGTAGACCTGCCTTATCAAATTACCTACTTCATTCAAAATGATGGTGCCATAAAGGTAACTGCAAGCATGGACATGACAGGAAAAGACCTTCCGGAACTTCCTCGTTTTGGCATGCGGACTACCTTATCTGGTGCTTTAAGTAATTTGAGTTATTACGGCAGAGGGCCATATGAGAATTATACAGATCGTTACCTGGGATCATTTGTTGGCTTGTATACAGATAAAGTAGAAAATCAATATTATAAAGGTTATATCCGTCCGCAGGAAAGTGGAAATAAAACAGATGTGCGCTGGCTTACTTTGGCAGATAGCAAAGGAAATGGAATTAAAGTAGAAGGTGTACAACCCATTGCTTTTACGGCTATAAACCATAGCACCGAAGATTTAGATCCGGGATTTACCAAAAAACAACAACACCCAACTGATCTGCCTCCAAGAAATCAGGTTTTCCTGAGTATTGATTTAAAACAGCGTGGTGTGGGTGGCGACGATAGCTGGGGTGCTTATCCGCATACTAAATATCTGTTGCTGGATAAAAAATATACCTATAGCTATACCATAAGTCTGCTGGGTAAATAGTTCATTAAGCCATTTAAATACTATGACTAAGTTACGATTTGCTATACTTTTATTTAGCTCATTAATGGCTCCCGGCATGCCGGGAGCCATTGCTCAATCTTCTGATCAAAGTGCCCAGGAGGCTACTGCTTTTTTAAAGGAAGGCTATAAATTGGTTTGGGCAGATGAATTTAACGGAACCGGGAAGCCTGATCCTGCCTCCTGGAAACATGAAACAGGCTTCGTCCGTAATGAAGAATACCAATGGTACCAAGAAGATAATGCCTGGTGCGAAAATGGGGTACTTGTAATCGAAGGCAGAAAAGAGGATAAGCCAAATCCGCTGTATAAAAAAGACAGCAAGCAATGGCGTAACAGTCGTGAAAAAATTGAATATTCTTCTTCCAGCATCAATACTTCAGGATTGCACAGCTGGCAGTACGGCCGTTTTGTAATGAGGGGCAAAATTGATGTGAGTGCGGGGCTATGGCCTGCATGGTGGACCTTAGGTGTAAAAGGCGAATGGCCTTCAAATGGCGAGATTGACATGATGGAGTTTTATAAGGGAAAAATCCTGGCGAACATTGCTGTAGGAACTACAAGACGTTATAACGCAGAATGGCATGGTAAAACTAAAGCAGTTACCGAATTGGGTGGAAAAGAATGGGCGGCTAAATTTCATGTTTGGCGGATGGACTGGACAGAAAAAGACATTTCGTTGTTTGTGGATGACGAGCTCATGATTACGGTGCCTATGGATAAACTGTATAATAAAGATGGCAGTGGCACACATCCATTTAAGCAACCGCATTACATGTTACTTGACCTGGCCATGGGTGGATTGAATGGAGGCGAACTTGAAGATACCAAATTCCCTAACCGTTTTGAAGTTGACTACGTACGTGTTTATCAAAAATAATATGAGTAGAGGTTATATTATACTAGTTCTTTTTTTAATGTCCTTCGGACCGGCCTTTTCGCAAAAGAAGGCTTTGTCCGTATCAAGTCCAGATGAAAGTCTTCAGGTATCTGTGTTTACAGATGAAAAGGGGCAGCCACAGTATCAAATTAGCAGACAAGGTACATCGGTTATCAATGCTTCGCCCCTGGGATTGATCCTGAATGATGTAAACTTCAGCCAGAAGCTCAATTTTGTAGCTGCATCAGAAATCCGTAAAATAAAGGATGACTACCAGATGGTCTATGCAAAGCGCAGGAAGATGAGCTACCAGGCCAATCAAAAAATATTTCGTTACACTTCAGCTGATGGAGAATTGATCAGTATCGTTTTTCAGGTTTCTAATGATGCGGTTGCTTTCAACTATCAGTTTACAGGTAAATCAACTGCCCTCAGGCAAGTGCTGAGCGAACAGACTGCATTTAATTTTCCGGCCGGGACTAAGACCTGGCTGCAGCCCATGCAGGTTTCCAAATCTGGTTGGGAATCCAGTAACCCTGCTTATGAAGAGCATTACAATCCCGACATCCCCATAGAAGATATTGCCGAAAATAAAACAGGTTGGGTATATCCCGCATTGTTTAAAAGTAACAATGTCTGGGTATTGATTACAGAAGCAGGTTTAGACAGCAATTATTGCGCTACGCGTTTGTTGTCTACCAGTAAGAAAGGCAATTTTACCATCGGCTTCCCCGACCCGCGTGAAGTGATTACGGGTAAAAGTCTGTTACCACAATCTAAACTTCCATTTTCCAGTCCCTGGCGTGTAATAGCTATAGGCAGCCTGCAAACCGTTGTGAATTCTACGGCAGGCACTGATCTGGCTAAGCCATCACAAATTAAGGATGCTTCCTTTATAAAACCAGGGAAATCTTCCTGGAGCTGGATCAACTCTAAAGACGATTTCATTACCTATAATGAACAGCTCAGGTATATTGATCTTGCGGCTGATATGAGATGGCAGTACTGCCTGATTGATGCCGACTGGGACAGGAAAATCGGATACGATAAAATTCAGCAGCTTTCTGATTATGCTAAGCAAAAAAATGTGAGTTTGCTGTTGTGGTACAATTCTGCCGGAGATTGGAATACCGTAAAATATACCCCTAAAAATAAACTGTTAAACCACGAAGACCGGATTAAGGAATTTGGCCGTTTAAAGGCCATGGGCATCAAGGGTGTGAAAATAGATTTTTTTGCCGGCGACGGACAGTCGGTAATTAAATATTATATTGACATTTTAAATGATGCTGCGGCTTTTGGGCTGGTAGTTAACTTTCATGGTGCAACTTTGCCAAGGGGCTGGGCACGTACCTATCCTCATTTGCTAACCACAGAGGCGGTAAGAGGTTTTGAGAATGTAACTTTCAGTCAGAAGGAAGCCGATAGGGAAGCGGAAATCTGTACCATGCTGCCTTTTACCAGAAATGTTTTTGATCCGATGGATTACACGCCAATGAATTTGTACAAGTTATCCGGTAACATTAAGCGAAAAACCAGTAACGCTTTTGAACTGGCCCTATCGGTACTTTTTCTTTCAGGGATCCAACATTATGCAGAATCTCCAGAGGGCATGTCGCATGTAGCAGAACCTGTGAAAAATATCCTTCGGGACTTGCCTTCCAGCTGGGACGAGCAGAAATTTCTGGATGGTTATCCCGGCAAGTATGTGGTCATTGCCAGAAGATCAGGCAAAAAATGGTACATAGCAGGGATCAATTCGCAATCTTCTGCGCAAAAAATCACGCTTAACCTCACCGCTTTAGGTCAAAACAAAGCAAAATTGATTCGGGAAGGAAAAGATGCATTTTCTTTTGACGATACAGATCTTGACATTAAGCAGGCAGGGCAGAAGGATCTGGAAATAAAGCCTTCCGGAGGCTTTTTAATGGTACTGGAATAATTAATTAAGAAACGCTCATGAAGACCTTCAAAAAAATAATATTAGCGCTATGTTGTTGTTCTGCTTCGGTGGCTATGGCACAGCGACAAATGGAATACCTGGACCGCGGATTAATTGCCATTAATAACGGCAAAGGCGCCATTGCTGTAAGCTGGCGCTTATTGGTTACTGATGCGAAAGAAGTGTCATTTAATCTCTATAGAATTAATTCAGGGAAAGTAACAAAGCTGAATAGCTTGCCTTTAACAATGGCTACTTTTTTTACCGATAGCCTGGCAAACCTGGGAACAGACAATAGCTATTATGTAAAAGCCATAATAGGAGGAAAGGAGCAGGCAAAAAGTAACACATTTAACATTAAGGCGAATGCGCCGTCTTATCTGTCTATCCCATTACAAACACCAGCAGGTTATGCACCTAATGATGCATCTGTAGCAGATCTGGATGGTGATGGCAATTATGAACTTATCCTTCATCAGGCTGGCGTTGCACACGATAACAGTCATGCAGGTAAAACCGATCCGCCTATTTTTCAGGCCTATAAAATGGATGGTACACTTTTATGGACCATTAATCTTGGTATAAACATACGGGAGGGTGCGCATTATACGCAGTTTATAGCCTACGATCTGGATGGGGACGGAAAGGCAGAACTGGCCATGAAAACGGCGGATGGTACCAAAGATGCCAAAGGAAAGGTTATTGGTGACCCTGAAAAAGACTGGCGTAATGAGGCAGGATATATTTTAGCCGGTCCTGAGTACCTGACTGTTTTTGACGGTCTCAGCGGAGCAGCGCTTTCTACGGTTAAGTATATTCCACCAAGACATCCTGATACCGAAACACCAAGTTCGCAACAACTCAAAAGCTTATGGGGAGATGGTTACGGCAACCGGATGGATCGTTTTTTGGCCGGTGTAGCTTATCTTGACGGTCAGCATCCAAGTCTCATCATGGCCAGGGGGTATTATACCAGAACTGTATTGGCAGCATGGGATTTTAAAGCTAAGAAATTGCAATCCAGATGGGTGTTTGATAGTGAAGACGGAAGGCCCGGAAACAAAGCATACAGTGGACAAGGAAACCATAATTTGAGCATCTCAGATGTAGACCATGATGGGAAGGATGAAATTGTATATGGGGCCATGGTTATTGATGACAATGGTAAAGGGCTTTACAGTACGGGCCTGGGACATGGAGATGCCTTACATGTATCTGATTTAGACCCTACCAGGCCAGGACTTGAAATTTTTGATATTCAGGAAAGATTTGATGATGCAGGGGCGCATTTCCGAGATGCGCAGACAGGAGAAATCCTTTGGAAAAAACCTTCGCTCAAATCAGGTGAAGATGGCGAAGGTCCAGGGCGTGGTTTGGCCTTGAATGTAGATCCGCGTTACCCGGGTTCAGAATGCTGGGTTGCGGGAGCAGGTATCATGGGCATGTTTGACAGCAAAGGGAATAAAATAGCGGATGAAACGCCTCCTTGTAATTTTGGCATCTATTGGGATGGTGATTTGCTGAGCGAGCTGTTAAATGGAACCAACATTTACAAATGGGATTACCTGAATCAAAAAACAGAACCTTTACTCCAGGCTGCTGACTACAACTGCGCCTCCAACAATGGAACTAAATCTGTTCCAGTGCTGTCGGCCGATTTATTTGGTGATTGGCGGGAGGAGGTCATCTTCAGGAGCAAAGACAATCAGGAACTGCGGATTTTTTCGACCAGCATCCCCACTAAACACAGGTTATATACCTTTATGCAAAATCCCCAATACCGGCTAAGCATCGCCTGGCAAAATGTTGGTTATAACCAGCCCCCGCATGTGGATTATTATATTGACGAAAAGATGGATACGCCGAAGCTGCCGAACCTTAAAATAATTAGAAAATGAACTTTTTAAAGATTACGTTGACCGCTGCATGTGTCATCTTCTACGCAGCACAAAAACCTAAACCTGTATTATATATTATTGGTGATTCTACCGTTAAAAATGGTACCGGAAATGACCTGAAAAGCTTATGGGGCTGGGGTAGTTTGTTGAGTATTCACTTTGATACCACTAAAATCACACTAGAAAATCATGCCATTGGCGGCAGGAGCAGCAGAACCTTTATCAATGAGGGAAGATGGGATAAAATTGTAGCGAAGTTGAAAGCAGGGGATTATGTGATCCTTCAATTTGGGCATAACGATTCCGGACCCTTAGCCGATTCTGCACGTGCCCGGGGATCTTTAAAAGGCATAGGCCTGGAAAGTTCCGTGGTTTATAATCCCAAGCTAAAAATGCAGGAAGAGGTATTTACCTACGGTGGATACCTTCGCAGGTATGTAAAGGAAGCAAAGGAAAAAGGGGCGATCCCGATCATTTGCTCTCCTGTACCACGCAATGTATGGAAAAACGGAGTTGTTGGCAGTACTGACTACCAGATTTGGGCCAAGCAAATTGCAACTGAAACCAATAGTATCTACCTTCCATTGAACGAAATAATCAGCGCGGTTTACCAAAAGCAGGGTGAAGAAAAAACCAGGTTGTATTTTCCCGTAGATCATACGCATACCAATAAGGAGGGTGCTGCTTTTAATGCGGAAATGGTGGCAAGCGGTATAAAAAATATCAGCTCAGCTAAACTTAGGGACTATCTTGTAAAGGGTTTATAAATTACAACACCTATTTTAGCCTAAATTAATCCATTAAATATGTTCCAGCAAATCGAATACATCAACAGGCGTGCAGCAATTTCCAGGCAAATTAATTCGGGGATTTTACTCTTTATAGGTAATGCAGAAAGTCCGATGAATTTTTTGCACAATACCTATCATTTTAGACAGGACAGTACTTTTCTATATTACTTCGGGATCCAGGAGCCTGACCTTGCCGCAGTAATTGATGCGGAGACTGGGCAGGTGATTGTTTTTGGAGACGAAATGAGTATTGATGACATTGTATGGATGGGCAGGCAAACTACCCTGGCTGAAAAAGCCGCTACTTCTGGCGTTACAGAAGTACTGCCTAAGTCGGCACTTAAACAGTATCTTGAAAAGGCGCAAAATCAGAGCAGGGATATTCATTTTCTACCTCCCTACCGTGGCGAAAATGTGATTAGGCTAGCTGATGTTCTGGAAATACCTGTAACACAAGTTAAAGAAAATAGCTCTGTTTCTTTTATAAAAGCAGTAGTTGCCCAACGCGCTGTGAAGTCAGACTTAGAACTTGTAGAAATTAACAAAGCAGCCTCTATTTCTGCAGACATGCATTTAATGGCCATTCAAATGGCAAGGCCCGGTATGAAGGAAAGTGAAATTGCAGCGGCTATTCATCACATGGCACTTCATCATGGAGGTAATTTGGCCTATCCTGTAATTTTGACCGTAAACGGGCAAATTCTCCATAACCATTACCATGGAAATACACTTAAAGAGGGAGATCTCGTGCTGAATGATTCTGGTGCGGAGACTGCCATGGGCTATGCAGGTGACCTTACCCGTACATTTCCCGCAGGGAGAACATTTAATGCAGCACAAAAAGAAATGTACAACATTGTGCTGAATGCCTATCATAAAGCTGTTGAAGCGCTGCATCCCGGAACCCGATATCTTGATGTACACTTTGCTGCCTGTCTGGAACTTGCAGAGGGACTGAAGGATCGTGGACTCATGAAAGGAGATATGAAGGCTGCGGTTGAAAAAGGTGCGCATGCATTGTTCTTTCAATGTGGTACCGGCCATATGATGGGTTTAGATGTTCATGATATGGAAGACCTTGGTGAGCAATACGTAGGTTATACGGATACTTTATTAAAGAATACTACCCAATTTGGACTTAAATCTCTCCGTTTAGGCAAAGAACTAGAGCCTGGTTATGTACTTACGGTTGAACCGGGCATTTATTTTATTCCTGAACTTATAGACAGATGGCAGGCAGAAAAGCAGTTTTCTGAATACATCAACTATGATAAGGTAAATGAGTACCGCGCTTTCGGCGGAATAAGGGTGGAAGATAATTTTGTCATTACGGATGAGGGATCAGATTTGCTGGGTAAAAAGCTAGCCTTGTCAATTGATGAAATTGAGGCACTGAGAAATTATTAAAATTAGTATCGATTTATGCTAAGGCACATCACTGTATTTTTTCTTCTAGTTGTAGCATTTATTGATTTAAATGCTCAACACAAAGTGAGCATGACTACCATTGCTACCAACGGATGGGCAAATAATTCCGTTAACACGGTAATTTTTCGAAAAAATTCTTTGACTACTCATGGCGATGTTCAGTATGCTGCTTATTATGATGAAGATCAATTTCTGGTGTTGGCTAAACGTAAATTAGGTGCAAAAAAATGGACTGTAGTACGTACTGATTATAAAGGAGATGCTACGGATGCCCATAAATCAATTAGTATAATTGCAGACGGCGATGGGTACCTGCATGTAGCATGGGGGCAGCATAACAATGCTCTAAATTATGCAGTAGCAATTAGTCCCGGTTCTTTGACACTAAGTAAAAAATCGGCTATGCTTTCTATAAAGGAGGATAAAGTGAGTTACCCGGAGTTTTACAACCTTAACAATGGAGATGTTTTGTTCCTGTATCGGGATGGGGGCTCAGGCAATGGTAATCTGATGCTAAACAGGTACGATGTGCGAAATAAAACCTGGGTACGTGTGCAGGACAATATGATTGATGGGCAGGGTAAGCGTAATGCTTATTGGCAAATGGCATTAGATCAAAAGGGAACTATTCATTTGTCTTGGGTATGGAGAGAAAGTCCAGATGTCGCTAGCAATCATGACATGTGTTATGCAAAATCTGCTGACGGCGGTAAGACCTGGCAAAATTCTTCGGGTACAAATTATACCTTGCCCATCACAGCATTAAATGCTGAGTATGCTTGTAAGATCCCTCAAAAAAGCGAATTGATTAACCAAACTTCTATGTTTGCTGATGATAAGGGACAGGTTTTTATTGCTTCTTATTGGCGTAATGAAGCTGAGGCCGTTCCTCAGTACCACATTATATTTAAGGATAAAGCTGGTTGGAAGGTGAAGGATCTTGGCTTTCGCAGTACTTCATTTAGTTTAAGTGGGGGAGGTACTAAACGCATTCCCATTTCCCGTCCGCAGATTATAGCCTGGACTAAAGGAAAGGATCAAGCCGTAGGGCTTATCTTTCGTGATTCGGAAAGGGGCAACAAAGTTTCACTGGCATTGAATGAAAATATTAAAGGCAATAACTGGAAGGTATCCGATCTTACAGTTACTGAAGTGGATGATTGGGAACCCAGTTATGACACTGAACTTTGGAAAAAGAAATCGATCTTGAATTTATTCATCCAAAAGGTAAGCCAGGTAGACGGAGAAGGAAAAGCCAGTGTAGCGGCAAGTGCAGTACAAGTGTTGGAGTGGAAGCCTGAATGATTGATATACGGGAAATTCTCATTACGCTACTCTTAATATTGGAGATAGTATGTACTGTACGTAATCAAGTATTTGCTAGGTCGTATATATGGGATTATAGGTATATTGATAAGCATGCTTAGAACAAAATAAAACCAATGAGAAAGAATAAATTTTTGACTTTTGCTGTTTTATTTGCCCTATTAGTTACAGTTTTTTTCTGCGTAAACGAAGAGTTTTATTATAAAATTTTGAATAGGAGCGGAGAAAGCTACCGGCTAAATTCCAAAGGTAATTTTGAGGGGCGGAGCCGTGTTTACAGAAAGGGTATCAAGATATTTGATGGATATTTCAAAGATGGTAAATTGGAGGGATGGTCTTTCGAGTACTATGATAATGGTGAACTAAAGTTGAAGTCATTTTATAAAAATGACTTTATCCATGGTTATGAGTATGAGTATTATTCTGATGGGAAATTAAAATCTAAAAAATATATGATCAAGGGGAAATGGTATGCAGACCAACTATACTATTCAGAGAAAGGCGAACTAACAGTTTACTCGGTGAGCGACTACAGGAATATGCCAAATGACTTTTTTTATATCATCTATAGTAGTTCAGGGAGTATAAAGCAGGTGCTGGGTACTCTACTCAGTGAAAATATTGCGATATGCAGAAACAATAGCTTCAAAATACTTGAACAAGGAAATAGCTACAAAAATATTGATGATCTTTATATAACGGTAGCTAATCCGCCAAAACTTAAATCAACCTTCAAAATATTAGTGAATAAAAAAGAATATAGTTTTACTGATATTAAAACCAATACGCTAAAGCTTAAGGGAGCGTTTAAAAAAGTTGGAAAATATACAGTAATAGGAATGGGTACATTGAAAGATAATGATAAATTGATTAAAAGGGATACCATTTCTGTAACCTTTATTAAAGGCACTTAAGGCAGGTAATATCACTACAGATATAGGTTGAGATACGGAGCAGATTTCATTTTTTTCGGTTATTAAATATTAGGACATGGAAAAATTAAAGTTATCATTGACGTTCGTAACAATTATAGGGATAATTGCATTTGGATTTTATTGGATATCCAAGGATGCGGAAAGGAGTGAGTCTGGTAGAATTACTGCTATGAGCCATGGTTATAAGTATTCGAAAGGAATTATTACGGACATACATTCATATAAAGGAAAAACAGTAGAGGTG
Proteins encoded:
- a CDS encoding glycoside hydrolase family 2 TIM barrel-domain containing protein, which translates into the protein MNLKQLLFTTTFALTTFATVKAQNNDWENPQLLDQGKEKPHVTFMLFNQQKDAIADDYSKSTNFKSLNGTWKFSYVDQYKDRRTDFYKTSLDDSGWANLNVPSNWELNGFGVPIYTNITYPHPKNPPFTGANNPVGTYRKTFTVPEGWDDKEVLIHFGSISGCAFIYVNGNKVGMTKASKTPAEFNITKHLKKGTNLLALEVFRWHDGSYLEDQDFWRLSGIERDVYLSAMPKMAIWDFFLKADLDDKYTDGLFSADVDLRKFKGNNLKSGSLTLSLLDKAGKSIYSKQENFNVTADTLQTVSFKTTLKNPLKWNGEHPNLYDCTITLKDDKGNVAGVVASKVGFRKVEIKNARLLVNGVAISVHGVNRHEHDDVTGHTTTKELMLKDIKLMRELNINAVRLSHYPNDPLWYKLCDQYGLYLVDEANIETHGIGAEFQAWFDKSKHPAYMPEWAAAHVDRTVRMVERDKNHASIIIWSLGNECGNGPVFHDNYKWIKKRDASRPVQFEQAGEDWNTDIVCPMYPSIGNMRRYGADTSKKRPYIMCEYAHAMGNSNGNFQEYFDMIRKSKNMQGGFIWDWVDQGIKTKDDNGKAFWAYGGDLGAFYWQNDENGVADGIISSDRTPDPGAYEVKKIYQNVIFTAKDLDKGLINLENIFDFTNLNQYNFKWELLKNGEKVSEGKFEVQLAPHQSREVKLNLPKYKSAAGTEYFLNVYAYSKTGNEMLPAGTEVAREQFKYAGDYFAKKASSETKLVVTKDDKKLSFTAGDVKGEFDLKSGRISRYNKGNSWFNNFPEPYFWRAPTDNDFGNDMPSRLGVWRGAHQQKKLKSVTVGEQNADGLSINVNWQLTSVDLPYQITYFIQNDGAIKVTASMDMTGKDLPELPRFGMRTTLSGALSNLSYYGRGPYENYTDRYLGSFVGLYTDKVENQYYKGYIRPQESGNKTDVRWLTLADSKGNGIKVEGVQPIAFTAINHSTEDLDPGFTKKQQHPTDLPPRNQVFLSIDLKQRGVGGDDSWGAYPHTKYLLLDKKYTYSYTISLLGK
- a CDS encoding family 16 glycosylhydrolase — translated: MTKLRFAILLFSSLMAPGMPGAIAQSSDQSAQEATAFLKEGYKLVWADEFNGTGKPDPASWKHETGFVRNEEYQWYQEDNAWCENGVLVIEGRKEDKPNPLYKKDSKQWRNSREKIEYSSSSINTSGLHSWQYGRFVMRGKIDVSAGLWPAWWTLGVKGEWPSNGEIDMMEFYKGKILANIAVGTTRRYNAEWHGKTKAVTELGGKEWAAKFHVWRMDWTEKDISLFVDDELMITVPMDKLYNKDGSGTHPFKQPHYMLLDLAMGGLNGGELEDTKFPNRFEVDYVRVYQK
- a CDS encoding glycoside hydrolase family 97 protein; the protein is MSRGYIILVLFLMSFGPAFSQKKALSVSSPDESLQVSVFTDEKGQPQYQISRQGTSVINASPLGLILNDVNFSQKLNFVAASEIRKIKDDYQMVYAKRRKMSYQANQKIFRYTSADGELISIVFQVSNDAVAFNYQFTGKSTALRQVLSEQTAFNFPAGTKTWLQPMQVSKSGWESSNPAYEEHYNPDIPIEDIAENKTGWVYPALFKSNNVWVLITEAGLDSNYCATRLLSTSKKGNFTIGFPDPREVITGKSLLPQSKLPFSSPWRVIAIGSLQTVVNSTAGTDLAKPSQIKDASFIKPGKSSWSWINSKDDFITYNEQLRYIDLAADMRWQYCLIDADWDRKIGYDKIQQLSDYAKQKNVSLLLWYNSAGDWNTVKYTPKNKLLNHEDRIKEFGRLKAMGIKGVKIDFFAGDGQSVIKYYIDILNDAAAFGLVVNFHGATLPRGWARTYPHLLTTEAVRGFENVTFSQKEADREAEICTMLPFTRNVFDPMDYTPMNLYKLSGNIKRKTSNAFELALSVLFLSGIQHYAESPEGMSHVAEPVKNILRDLPSSWDEQKFLDGYPGKYVVIARRSGKKWYIAGINSQSSAQKITLNLTALGQNKAKLIREGKDAFSFDDTDLDIKQAGQKDLEIKPSGGFLMVLE
- a CDS encoding rhamnogalacturonan lyase — encoded protein: MKTFKKIILALCCCSASVAMAQRQMEYLDRGLIAINNGKGAIAVSWRLLVTDAKEVSFNLYRINSGKVTKLNSLPLTMATFFTDSLANLGTDNSYYVKAIIGGKEQAKSNTFNIKANAPSYLSIPLQTPAGYAPNDASVADLDGDGNYELILHQAGVAHDNSHAGKTDPPIFQAYKMDGTLLWTINLGINIREGAHYTQFIAYDLDGDGKAELAMKTADGTKDAKGKVIGDPEKDWRNEAGYILAGPEYLTVFDGLSGAALSTVKYIPPRHPDTETPSSQQLKSLWGDGYGNRMDRFLAGVAYLDGQHPSLIMARGYYTRTVLAAWDFKAKKLQSRWVFDSEDGRPGNKAYSGQGNHNLSISDVDHDGKDEIVYGAMVIDDNGKGLYSTGLGHGDALHVSDLDPTRPGLEIFDIQERFDDAGAHFRDAQTGEILWKKPSLKSGEDGEGPGRGLALNVDPRYPGSECWVAGAGIMGMFDSKGNKIADETPPCNFGIYWDGDLLSELLNGTNIYKWDYLNQKTEPLLQAADYNCASNNGTKSVPVLSADLFGDWREEVIFRSKDNQELRIFSTSIPTKHRLYTFMQNPQYRLSIAWQNVGYNQPPHVDYYIDEKMDTPKLPNLKIIRK
- a CDS encoding rhamnogalacturonan acetylesterase, with the translated sequence MNFLKITLTAACVIFYAAQKPKPVLYIIGDSTVKNGTGNDLKSLWGWGSLLSIHFDTTKITLENHAIGGRSSRTFINEGRWDKIVAKLKAGDYVILQFGHNDSGPLADSARARGSLKGIGLESSVVYNPKLKMQEEVFTYGGYLRRYVKEAKEKGAIPIICSPVPRNVWKNGVVGSTDYQIWAKQIATETNSIYLPLNEIISAVYQKQGEEKTRLYFPVDHTHTNKEGAAFNAEMVASGIKNISSAKLRDYLVKGL
- a CDS encoding aminopeptidase P family protein, which gives rise to MFQQIEYINRRAAISRQINSGILLFIGNAESPMNFLHNTYHFRQDSTFLYYFGIQEPDLAAVIDAETGQVIVFGDEMSIDDIVWMGRQTTLAEKAATSGVTEVLPKSALKQYLEKAQNQSRDIHFLPPYRGENVIRLADVLEIPVTQVKENSSVSFIKAVVAQRAVKSDLELVEINKAASISADMHLMAIQMARPGMKESEIAAAIHHMALHHGGNLAYPVILTVNGQILHNHYHGNTLKEGDLVLNDSGAETAMGYAGDLTRTFPAGRTFNAAQKEMYNIVLNAYHKAVEALHPGTRYLDVHFAACLELAEGLKDRGLMKGDMKAAVEKGAHALFFQCGTGHMMGLDVHDMEDLGEQYVGYTDTLLKNTTQFGLKSLRLGKELEPGYVLTVEPGIYFIPELIDRWQAEKQFSEYINYDKVNEYRAFGGIRVEDNFVITDEGSDLLGKKLALSIDEIEALRNY